A portion of the Calliphora vicina chromosome 5, idCalVici1.1, whole genome shotgun sequence genome contains these proteins:
- the LOC135960165 gene encoding lysozyme-like yields the protein MANKILYTCLLASVFAVAMITLTQADISEKPVTDVCLGCICEAISGCNQTAYCGGGVCGLFRITWAYWADGGKLTINNEDPASETAYANCVNDPYCAANTIQNYMRKYSQDCNDDNAVDCYDYAAIHKLGAYACKGELSYQYGSKLSTCLSSFGGINVRSN from the exons atggcaaataaaatattgtatacctGTTTATTGGCCAGTGTGTTTGCCGTGGCTATGATTACTTTAACCCAGGCTGATATATCAG aaaaaccCGTCACCGATGTCTGTTTGGGTTGCATTTGTGAGGCCATTAGTGGCTGCAATCAAACAGCCTATTGCGGCGGTGGTGTCTGTGGCCTGTTCCGCATTACCTGGGCTTACTGGGCCGATGGCGGTAAACTGACCATTAACAATGAAGATCCTGCCTCTGAAACTG ccTATGCCAACTGTGTCAATGATCCCTACTGTGCTGCCAACACCATTCAGAACTACATGCGCAAATACTCTCAAGATTGTAATGATGATAATGCCGTGGATTGTTACGATTATGCTGCCATCCATAAGTTGGGCGCCTATGCTTGCAAGGGTGAATTATCCTACCAATATGGCAGCAAATTGTCCACATGTTTAAGTAGTTTTGGCGGCATTAATGTTCGTTCGAATTAA
- the eEF1beta gene encoding probable elongation factor 1-beta, with amino-acid sequence MAFGDVKTPQGLKELNNFLADNSYIQGYEPSKADLSVFEALGKAPTGDVAHVQRWYRHIASFEASEKAAWGGSALPQVAGAKPTVAAPAAAADDDDDVDLFGSDDEEDDAAAAKIREERVAAYAAKKSKKPALIAKSSVLLDVKPWDDETDMKEMENHVRTIVMDGLLWGASKLVPVGYGINKLQIMCVIEDEKVSIDLLTEKIEEFEDFVQSVDIAAFNKI; translated from the exons atggcTTTCGGTGATGTTAAAACCCCACAAGGTCTTAAGGAATTGAACAATTTCTTGGCCGACAACAGTTACATCCAAGG TTATGAACCTTCCAAGGCTGATTTATCTGTGTTCGAGGCTTTAGGCAAGGCCCCCACCGGTGATGTAGCACACGTACAACGTTGGTACCGCCACATTGCCTCCTTCGAGGCCAGCGAAAAGGCTGCCTGGGGTGGTTCTGCCTTGCCACAAGTAGCCGGTGCTAAACCCACCGTTGCTGCTCCCGCAGCCGCTgccgatgatgatgacgatgtcGATCTATTCGGCTCCGATGATGAAGAagatgatgctgctgctgccaAGATCCGTGAGGAACGTGTAGCCGCCTATGCTGCTAAGAAATCCAAGAAACCCGCCTTAATTGCCAAATCCTCCGTGTTGCTCGATGTCAAGCCTTGGGATGATGAGACCGACATGAAGGAAATGGAAAATCACGTACGCACCATTGTTATGGACGGTTTGTTGTGGGGTGCCTCCAAATTGGTGCCAGTCGGCTATGGTATCAACAAATTGCAAATTATGTGCGTCATTGAAGATGAGAAAGTTTCCATTGATTTGTTGACCGAAAAGATTGAGGAATTCGAGGATTTCGTACAATCCGTTGATATTGCTGCCTTCAACAAGATCTAA